Proteins encoded within one genomic window of Calonectris borealis chromosome 1, bCalBor7.hap1.2, whole genome shotgun sequence:
- the GPR18 gene encoding N-arachidonyl glycine receptor — protein sequence MPGNHHPEEYRIASLVFYSFVFTVGLLVNATALWVFSCTTKKRTTITVYMMNVALLDIIFIFSLPFRIIYHGKETWPFGDTFCRIISAFTIFYPAIALWLLTFISVDRFMAIVQPKHAKELKNTKKAVLACTGIWVMTLATTSPLLFLQSDPDKASNFTTCMKMLDIIHLKEVNTLNFSRLIFFFLIPLFIMMGCYLVIIYNFIRGKTSKLKPKAKERSIRIIVTLIAQVLICFVPFHICFAFLMLQDEDTTYNPWAAFTTFLMNLSTCLDVILYYIVSKQFQARVISVILYRNYLRSMRRKSFRTGSVRSLSNMNSEMI from the coding sequence ATGCCTGGAAATCACCACCCTGAAGAATACAGGATTGCATCACTGGTCTTCTACAGTTTTGTATTCACAGTGGGATTGCTGGTGAATGCCACTGCACTATGGGTTTTCAGCTGCACTACCAAGAAGAGGACAACAATAACTGTATATATGATGAATGTGGCATTACTTgacataatttttatattttccttgccttttcGGATAATCTACCATGGGAAAGAAACATGGCCTTTCGGAGATACGTTCTGTAGGATTATCAGTGCTTTCACTATATTTTATCCAGCCATTGCTCTGTGGTTGCTCACTTTCATAAGCGTAGACAGATTTATGGCTATTGTCCAGCCCAAACATgccaaagaactaaaaaatacaaaaaaagctgTGCTGGCTTGCACTGGAATCTGGGTAATGACCCTTGCAACaacatccccattgctgtttttACAATCTGATCCAGACAAAGCCTCGAATTTCACCACCTGCATGAAAATGCTTGATATCATCCATTTAAAGGAAGTAAATACGTTGAACTTTTCtcgcttgatttttttctttttgattcccTTGTTTATTATGATGGGGTGTTACTTAGTCATTATTTACAATTTTATCCGTGGCAAGACTTCCAAACTGAAGCCTAAGGCCAAGGAGAGATCCATAAGAATTATAGTTACTCTGATTGCTCAAGTACTCATCTGCTTTGTACCCTTCCACATTTGCTTCGCCTTCCTGATGTTGCAAGATGAAGATACAACTTACAATCCCTGGGCAGCCTTTACCACTTTTCTCATGAATCTCAGTACATGCTTGGACGTTATACTGTACTATATTGTTTCTAAACAATTTCAGGCGAGAGTCATCAGTGTAATCCTTTATCGCAATTACCTTCGAAGCATGCGCAGGAAAAGTTTTAGAACTGGAAGTGTAAGATCACTCAGTAATATGAACAGTGAAAtgatataa